Within the Miscanthus floridulus cultivar M001 chromosome 17, ASM1932011v1, whole genome shotgun sequence genome, the region CAAGTTATACACCACAAGATATTTTTGATTAGTTGAAGTTTTATGTGTCATTTTCAACAGTAGTGAAGCCTTGTTCAAACTTCAGCCTCAGCATCCTTCATCCAGGTTTTAAGAAAGCACAAGGCAGACAGTATCATAGGGCATTCTGGATACTAGAATTCCATCATCAGAAAGTTGCTGGTCATGGCAAGCATGACCAAGATATAGCAGAACTTCGACGAACACGCACGCGGAAGGGGGTAGATTGATTGATTCATCACTGCAGTGGCCAGTGGGTGCAGTTTACATAGCTCCAGGCCACCTTTACATTAGTCCTCATCTGAACTGATGATGCGCATGCTCAGGCAGCGGCAGTTCACTGCTGGCCATTCTCAGTTTGCACGGCCCTGGATCACGTCAAGGCCAACCTCGGCAGAATCGGTGGCCTGGAGCTCCACCTGGATGCCGTCCAGCTCCCGCTTGAACCTCTCCTTGGAGCTGGCGTAGATCATCTTGCTCCTCACGCGCGCCGTATCAGGGGACCTTCACAAACACACATTGCAATTTCAGCCATGAACGCCAAGCACATCACAAGCCAGCCTGGACAGACAGCAGTGAGGAATGACACATACCAGGCGATGAAGAAGATCTTGCTCTTCTGGCAGTTCTCCTCGGTGACGAAGTTGTAGTCGAAGATGGCGTACCTGCACTCGTTGGCGGGGAGGCTGGCGGCGAAGTCGTCGTAGTTGAGCACGGGCTCGCCCACctgctccaccaccaccatcttcttcttctcgtcgATCTTGTAGATGATGAAGCGGTGCGTCCTCTTGGCCTTGAGCTCCAGGAACCGGCGCTTGCAGTCGTCATCGACAGCCATCCCTGACGCCGCGTTTGCCTGCagggaaaggaaaggaaaagaaGACAAGATTCAGAGTTTGCAGAGTAGCATCCTGAACTTGCAGAGTAAACGATCGCTTGCTATTTGCTGCGGTGTAGACTCTATCTACTTTCTGTATCATTAGGCGTGTGTGATGTGGTTGTAAAAGGCTAAAAGTAGTTCCATAAGGTCGTTGGGACCAGACCAGACTAGAACAGACCAGCGGGACGGTGCAGAAACGGAACAGCTGCAGTTTAACAGGGACATGATATCTTCCTCCGTGTGAAGTTGGTTGGGTTGCCTGGCTGTACCTATCATCTCATCTGAGCTCAACACAACTAATGCAATGCAAAAGACTGGCAGGACAACGGCTGCTGAACAAACCGAACTCGTGATAGCCGATAAGGTGTAGTACTCGGCGGATCTGGCTGACTGAATGTCAGCTGGCAGAAGGTGGACATGTCCACCGCACCATAATGATCGGTGCGAGTTCACACCGGTCGGCATGAAACAATGATCATGACTGTGAAGACTGAAGAGCATCAAACCGGATCGGTAAACAATGTGATGAACGGAACCTCTGGCATTTCCTCTTGGGTTGGGTACATGCTCTTGGATGTGTCTTGCATAAGCATGCCAGACTGCATATATAAACTCTAGGAGCATTGACAATAGGATGCATCTCGCTTGTATGTAAactgtaaaagaaaagaaaacaacaaagctATTGCTACTACATCTGATCTGATGTGATCACCGGACGTGTGAATCAGCTAGCTCTTGGTCTTGGATATGCATATGACGCGCTTAATTCTTGCTCAccctttttgtgtgtgtgtggtgtaAATGAAAAGAGAAAAATGTTGCTGTACTAGTTAAGCTGACGAAATCCGAGGCTGGATTAGTAGCGAGTACCGTAGGTGCCTTGATGCTACCATTTGCTTATCTATGCTTGTGACTCTAAATCGAGGGTAAATTAGATCAACTCAAGTAAACGAGGCTCTAACTAACGGGCAATGTGCTGTGCCGTGACTGAAGGAGATTTGAAGAGTCGATCGCACGCAGAATCCGTGGATCGGACAAACGAAGATGCAGATCGCGTAGCCGATGAACTAACAGGAGTACAGAGCAGCGAGGTGAGGAGGTGCCGTGCGTGCTTACCATCTGTGCGGGCAGGGCAGGAGACGCCTCGCAGCGGGGAGGAGACGGGATCGGCGGCGGGCGTCGAGGCAGGATCCTCCTCGGCGCGGTCTgcttgggtggtggtggtgggctggTGCTGGTGGCGCAGcaatggtggtggaggtggtggtattTGTGTGGGAGAGTCGCGTGGGCTGGACGCGCCGCCCTCTCCCTAGTCCCTACTATCTTCCGCGGCATCTTTTTGGTCGGGGGCTGCGCGCGGCGGGGCAGGCACCCAATGGGGCCCCACCCGTCAGCTACCTCTCTCTGCACCCGCCGCAGGCCCACAGGAAGATGCCCTGCCCTACTACTTCTAGGCAGCCACCCGTGTACGCGGTGGGCCCACCGGGATCACATCACGTCATGTCATGTACTCATGTTGGAGCGGCCCAACCACTCGATTACAGTAGGAAGGCGACTCGTTGGGCCGGGGCCCCCGTCTTCGTAATCTTGCTGGTCCGTCCGTTTAATTGGCAGTAAGATTGCCTTGGACCAAGACCCCAGTGCGCGACGCAGGCCCAACGGCCGGGCCGTCGGAAATTGGGCCACAGCTCCAGTCTCAAGCGTCCACTCATCAATAAAGAGTGTGGTTCCCCTAAAAAAAATCAATAAAGAGTGTGGTTTTCCTAAAAAAAAGTGTGTGGTTTCCTAAAAAAAATCAATAAAGAGTGTGGtgatttctaaaaaaaaagaaaaactaaaaAAGTACAGCTTCAGAGGCTGAGGCTCAAACTAGGTGAGTGCCTATACAAACGTTACAAGTAAGCCCAAAACAAGTAAGGCAACTGAGAACGAGCGGTTGGCATGCGGTGCAGGTGTGCAGGCTGCCCACCAGCGTTCGAATTCCAGGTTCAGAGGTGGTGTTTTCACAGGGATTTATTCCCATAATAATATTTCAGTGAAGCCTTGAAACTGCGACGTTCCCGTCACCTACAGAACCTTCTGGTTTCTGGTGATCTCTGAAGAACACAGTCTTTATATCTGTGTATAGTTGTAGGTCTATTTGTGTACAAGTGAGGTGTTCGTGTGTGTAGTGTGATTCCATTTTTAGTAGAGGATTCATGCACGCATGATGTACTACACCTAAGGAACCTACGAGGTGTGTAAAAAAAAAGTCAGGAATTCCATTTTTAGTAGAGGATTCATGCACGCATGATGTACTACACCCAAGGAACCTACGAGGTGTAAAAAAAAAAGTCAGGAATTCCATTTTTAGTAGAGGATTCATGCACTCATGATGTACTACACCCAAGGAACCTACGATCGAAAATGCTCGTTCAGCGTCGTCCGTCCTTTCCGACGAGGCGCGTGTGTACTCCGCTGGCTCCCGCCGTGACACTTGGCTAGTACTCTTGCTAAGAGTATGAGTAATATATATTGTacttatattaaaaaaaatcaccaaATCTTTTTCTCCCTTTGTCTTCATCTGGACAAACCAGGCAGCAGCGGGAGCGCACCTCTTGCCAGCGCCTCCTCTGTCCTTTTCGCTTCTTCCTCCCCGCCACAGCGCCTTGCGGCTCCTCGCGCCGGCACCTCTTCGTCCCTGCCGCTTCCTCCGCCCCATCCTAGCGCCGTGCCCCGAGCTCGTCGCTGGATCTCGCCACTTTCTGTCCATCTTCTCCACCACGGGCTACAACAATCCTACTGCTAGGACTATAGTACAGTGAGGGGCGGCTGGGAGATGGCGCTCCTTGTGGAGCCCCTCTGGGCGGTGGCTGTCCTTGGCCTCCCTGCTCAGCTGGGCCTCACCGTTGCGACTCCAGTGCCTCTGCGTAGGGTGGCCTCCATCCGCTCCCTGTCCTCCTCGCCGATATATACCGCAGTTCCCCACTAGGTAGGCTGTGGCCGCGCGGTGAACGCTGTGTTTTTATGTTTCAGGCGTTTTCGActtttgtttcaaatgttttatatggatgttgcaaaagtagatctggatgtttgcatatgttttagtgtttcagacgtttcagacatttgtttcaagtgtttcatatggatgttacaaaagtagattagGATATCGCATATGTTGGAATGACAaaatacgcatgttgcaagcgtatgtttcaagtatttcggacgtatgttgcaaatgttttttcTGGATGTTTAAAAAAAGatcttggtgttgcacatgttgcaaatggctatacatgcatgtttcaagtgtttcatctgtcttagACGTATGttataaatattttatctggatgcttcaaaagtagatcgggcgtTGCACATGCTGCAATAGCGCCGGTGGTCGGCGGAGAGCAACCTGCCTTagttgcctgctgctgctgggggTGATGTCATGGGTCATTGTGTGTGGGCGCCAGTGGCCGTCAGACGCCTCCGCGGCGTGCATCCGCAGGCGGGGGCAGGTGACGAGGGCCCACCGGGATCACATCACGTCATGTCATGTACTCATGTTGGAGCGGCCCAACCACTCGATTACAGTAGGAAGGCGACTCGTTGGGCCGGGGCCCCGTCTTCGTAATCTTGCTGGTCCGTCCGTTTAATTGGCAGTAAGATTGCCTTGGACCAAGACCCCAGTGCGCGACGCAGGCCCAACGGCCGGGCCGTCGGAAATTGGGCCACAGCTCCAGTCTCAAGCGTCCACTCATCAATAAAGAGTGTGGTTCCCCTAAAAAAATCAATAAAGAGTGTggttttcctaaaaaaaaagtGTGTGGTTTCCTAAAAAAAATCAATAAAGAGTGTGGTGatttctaaaaaaaagaaaaactaaaaAAGTACAGCTTCAGAGGCTGAGGCTCAAACTAGGTGAGTGCCTATACAAACGTTACAAGTAAGCCCAAAACAAGTAAGGCAACTGAGAACGAGCGGTTGGCATGCGGTGCAGGTGTGCAGGCTGCCCACCAGCGTTCGAATTCCAGGTTCAGAGGTGGTGTTTTCACAGGGATTTATTCCCATAATAATATTTCAGTGAAGCCTTGAAACTGCGACGTTCCCGTCACCTACAGAACCTTCTGGTTTCTGGTGATCTCTGAAGAACACAGTCTTTATATCTGTGTATAGTTGTAGGTCTGTTTGTGTACAAGTGAGGTGTTCGTGTGTGTGGTGTGATTCCATTTTTAGTAGAGGATTCATGCACGCATGATGTACTACACCTAAGGAACCTACGAGGTGTGTAAAAAAAAAGTCAGGAATTCCATTTTTAGTAGAGGATTCATGCACGCATGATGTACTACACCCAAGGAACCTACGAggtgtaaaaaaaaaaaagtcaggAATTCCATTTTTAGTAGAGGATTCATGCACTCATGATGTACTACACCCAAGGAACCTACGATCGAAAATGCTCGTTCAGCGTCGTCCGTCCTTTCCGACGAGGCGCGTGTGTACTCCGCTGGCTCCCGCCGTGACACTTGGCTAGTACTCTTGCTAAGAGTATGAGTAATATATATTGTacttatattaaaaaaaatcaccaaATCTTTTTCTCCCTTTGTCTTCATCTGGACAAACCAGGCAGCAGCGGGAGCGCACCTCTTGCCAGCGCCTCCTCTGTCCTTTCCGCTTCTTCCTCCCCACCACAGCGCCTTGCGGCTCCTCGCGCCGGCACCTCTTCGTCCCTGCCGCTTCCTCCGCCCCATCCTAGCGCCGTGCCCCGAGCTCGTCGCTGGATCTCGCCACTTTCTGTCCATCTTCTCCACCACGGGCTACAACAATCCTACTGCTAGGACTATAGTACAGTGAGGGGCGGCTGGGAGATGGCGCTCCTTGTGGAGCCCCTCTGGGCGGTGGCTGTCCTTGGCCTCCCTGCTCAGCTGGGCCTCACCGTTGCGACTCCAGTGCCTCTGCGTAGGGTGGCCTCCATCCGCTCCCTGTCCTCCTCGCCGATATATACCGCAGTTCCCCACTAGGTAGGCTGTGGCCGCGCGGTGAACGCTGTGTTTTTATGTTTCAGGCGTTTTCGActtttgtttcaaatgttttatatggatgttgcaaaagtagatctggatgtttgcatatgttttagtgtttcagacgtttcagacatttgtttcaagtgtttcatatggatgttacaaaagtagattagGATATCGCATATGTTGGAATGACAaaatacgcatgttgcaagcgtatgtttcaagtatttcggacgtatgttgcaaatgttttttcTGGATGTTTAAAAAAAGatcttggtgttgcacatgttgcaaatggctatacatgcatgtttcaagtgtttcatctgtcttagacgtatgttgtaaatattttatctggatgcttcaaaagtagatcaggcgTTGCACATGCTGCAATAGCGCCGGTGGTCGGCGGAGAGCAACCTGCCTTagttgcctgctgctgctgggggTGATGTCATGGGTCATTGTGTGTGGGCGCCAGTGGCCGTCAGACGCCTCCGCGGCGTGCATCCGCAGGCGGGAGCAGGTGACGAGACCTAGGTGGGGCCTGGGGATGGGCGCGCGACGCGAGATGGGTTGTTGGGGCGTGGCGCAACGTCTGAACGCGGGGGCGCTAACATTGGATGGGATGCGGACTCGGGTCGTGGGATGTGGTGCGAGATAATGTGCGGGAGCTACGTCTGAACACGCCGTCTGTCCGGACGTTCGGGTGCTAGCCCTTCCTATCAGCAATATCATGCATCATCTTAACACGCCCACACAAGCATGCTTATAGATGTACAAAACAGCAAAGCTTAATTCGACCAAATAAGTAGCAATCGTCTCATCATGTATCCCTACGAGATCGGATCTCCAAGAGATCACGTGAAATTAGATTTCAAATTTCATGATTTAGCCCTTCTCTAAAATAAAATATCCTTAAGGAATAGAGTAATAATGCAACAACATTTCTAGATTTCCCATTATCTATTTTTGAAATGGCCACGTCATCCTTAGATTGGATCTTTCCTATGGGATGAACTGTGAGCACACAGCTTGCAGTGTCGAGGCCGTAGAAGAATGGATGGGCCCTGACACTGCGACCACTGATGCGCTTCTTGTGGTCCTTCTCGATAAGGCGGGCGATGAGGTCGTGCAGCGTCATCTCTGCTCAGCGACAAGCTCCAACTGTTTTGGCGAGGATGTAGTAGTATGTAGAAGGTCTCCTCTAAAATGACATGTGTCGATACCGGCGAATCTACCCAAAATATTATTGGGCTCATCGTAATCTTCattatatgatataattttttttcttgAGATTGAACAAGATTTTGCTAAGGAGTTTACAAATTCTATGAGGATTGATGGACCCCGATAAAACCCACTAAATTCTATCAGGCCTCACCGGTCTACGCTCCCGACGAGGATCTCTGGCACCACGCACcgctagagaacagactttagaacgatgttctAATATTAGCctctgtattttttttttgtcctcGGGATTAAAGGactctttagtcccagttggtaataccaaccgggactaaaagttcctgcccaacggtcgtccgcggggcagggatctttagtcccggctggtattaccaaccgagactaaaggtttatCTTTAGTCCCTGttaagcttttagtcccggtttgggtgatgccctgggaataaatattaatatttagtcccggtttgactccctaaccgggactaattatctcgGCCTATAcatcagctcatttcttcctccctgagCTCGAGCCATTTcattcaaactcactgtctctgttcttcagcttgctgttgttcttgctctctccccctccattggtgttgctcttcgattttggaggtaacaaacttaatcctcttatgttttatcagtagcttatctcattttgtgatgtagatgcatatgtaactttatatgttggactttattatgattttatatgtcatttttagctcaaaatcacatgatgatttgcatatatgaacaaaagttaaattagttcatcaaaatcacgcctcgctcgtcctcgctggagcacgcgccatcctcgtccccggcggcttacgtgatcttagaattaatttttccatgaaataaaaaacatagaaaatagttagaaaattatagaaaatccatactagttgaacttgaggaccgtgttcagctcggcgagcatgttctctgccgagcggtaacggacgtcaaggaagaGTTTTGATTCTACGAgtgagagcggcaacggtcgtggaagaccgtgttccctttctcgtagaatcggagctcttccttggccaagtatggtgccgtccggtggagaaatgctcgccgagatgatcacgtaagcaaggtcaactagtacggatggttatttattgaaacatgtttttgagctataatttgatggatatttgataacttcagacctataaatgtcatctacaaatgttactatcctcggcaacctaaacgtccgcgagatcgccgatatcgagcaggtcacttagaattattttttccataaaatgaaatacttagaaatcatgtcttttattttttagaattaaattttccatgaaatgaaaaacttagaaaacagttagaaaattatagaaaatccgtactagttgaacttgcggaccgtgttcatctcggcgagcatgttctctgccgagcggtaacggacgtcaaggaggagctttgattctatgagggagagcgacaacggtcgtggaagaccgtgttgccttcctcgtagaatcggagctcttccttggccaagtacggtgccgtccggtggagaaatgctcgccgagatgatcacgtaagcaaggtcaactagtacgaatggttatttattgaaacatgtttttgagctatgtgatttctatgtcatttttagctcaaaatcacatgatgatttacaatagtaaaattaCTTGATAGTTtcgtattttactattatacatagtacatatttcatggtttagttagataaataaataattttagttttgtttaaatatattattttagaaaatgtgaaatttacactagtttgcaaaaataagtatagaaagtagatgataactggtaccggatcctcggcctctcgttcggttgcgaaacgactgaggccagaactccctctcattatctacggcaagtgtaagcagaagattgtgatggagtaatgagtcaagagacagggacccaacaagggtcgtgttttctacaagtgcctggatcgcgatgtgagtttcttacgcatttgattattatggctaattgacctgcttttcttgaatatttttgactaaatattttttggctttaatttcagtgggagggcaatggatgcgatggttggtattgGGAGGAAAATTATGCTACATatgtgcagaattcgggtgcgcttgaggtagcggctgctgatgatgaggcagtgagccagcaggagaagcttaatgatattcaacagaagaatgatttatctgtttta harbors:
- the LOC136514939 gene encoding actin-depolymerizing factor 7-like; translation: MPRKIVGTRERAARPAHATLPHKYHHLHHHCCATSTSPPPPPKQTAPRRILPRRPPPIPSPPRCEASPALPAQMANAASGMAVDDDCKRRFLELKAKRTHRFIIYKIDEKKKMVVVEQVGEPVLNYDDFAASLPANECRYAIFDYNFVTEENCQKSKIFFIAWSPDTARVRSKMIYASSKERFKRELDGIQVELQATDSAEVGLDVIQGRAN